The following are from one region of the Arachis duranensis cultivar V14167 chromosome 10, aradu.V14167.gnm2.J7QH, whole genome shotgun sequence genome:
- the LOC107470526 gene encoding uncharacterized protein LOC107470526, which translates to MASQDDTSSKDNLRWIEEMDAAFLDALIEKCSKENRVDGTFTTSAYENVLVTLKASFGNHFCKDNLKNRLKTLKDHFRVCYDLFHNLSGFSWNPDTKLFTAKVWVRPNAKK; encoded by the exons ATGGCATCCCAAGATGACACATCAAGCAAAGACAATTTAAGATGGATTGAAGAAATGGATGCAGCTTTCCTTGATGCTTTGATTGAGAAATGTAGCAAAGAAAACAGAGTTGATGGTACTTTTACAACAAGTGCATATGAAAACGTTCTTGTAACTCTAAAAGCTTCATTTGGGAACCACTTTTGCAAAGATAATCTTAAGAATAGACTGAAGACTTTAAAGGATCACTTTAGAGTTTGCTATGATCTCTTTCATAACTTAAGTGGATTTTCATGGAACCCAGACACCAAACTCTTTACCGCTAAAGTTTGG gtAAGACCAAATGCAAAGAAGTGA